In the Candidatus Microthrix subdominans genome, TCCGCCGCTGGCCTCGATCGCTCCCCCGGCGCGAACGGCCGAGTTGTTCGACAGGTTGGAGTTGGTCACCATCACGGTGCCACCCTCATTGAGCAGTGCGCCTCCGGAGGCCCCGGCTCCGGTCACCCGGTTACCGGTTGCGGTCACCCGGTGAAGCAACAGGTTGCCCTTGCTGCGCACGGCGCCACCCGACTCGGTCGGCACCGCCGAGGCACCGACCAAGCGGAGGTTCCTCGCATCCAGTGACCCCTCCTGGGCGACGTCAAAGATGCGATCGCCCAGACCGGACGCATCGACCGTTGCGCCCCGGCCATCGATGATCACCTCGCCAACAACATCCAGGTCGCCCTTCGTCGGGCTGTCCGACGATCCGCCCTCCAGGTTCAGCGAATAGGTGGCGCGTCCGAGGTGGATCGTGGTCGGCCGGTTCTGAGCGTTGGCTTCGGTGACCGCCGCCCGAAGCGAACACTTCAATGTGGCGTCGGCGCACAAGCCATCTCCCGCCTTGAAGTCGGAGGTGTCGGCGGTGGTGTTCACCGTGAACTCTGTCGGCTTGGGCGGCGCCGGTGGGGCGGGCGCGCAACCGAGCGCAACCGAGCGCGACCAATCCGAGACCTGCGAGGCCCAGGGAGAGCTTCCTATACATTCTTGATGCCTTTCACGAAGCATGATCAACTCATGCCGGTGGGTGAATGAGGTGCAAGCTCTCCCTCGTCACAAGCTCGCGTCGGTGACCGTAGTCACCGACGGTGGCCACGGTGCATCGCCCCGCAAGATTCCCTGAGATACCGTCCGGTGCATCGTCGGTCGGGGAAAGGGGTGCATCAGGGTGAGCCTTCGCCTGGGCGTGATCGGCCTCGATCACCTGCACGTTTTCGAACTGGTGCAGGGACTGCTCGACGCCGGCGCCAACGCCGCGACCCACGTCGCCGACGGGGAGTTCCTCGAACTGTACGAGGGCTGGCGACCGGACTCCGTGGCCGTCCACCCGGCCGAACTGCTCGCCGACGACCGCATCGACGTCGTGGTGACCGCAGGCATCCCCTCGCAGCGGGCCGACGTGGCCGTCGCCGCGCTCTCGGCGGGCAAACACGTCCTGAGCGCCAAGCCCGGGGTGACCACCGCCCCGGACCTGCAACGCGTTCGCCGGGCGGTGGCCACCTCCGGGCGTCGCTGGAGCGTGCTGTTCACCGAGCGGTTCACCAACCGCGCCACCTCCGAGGCGATCCGACTGGCCCGCAGCGGCGCCGTCGGCCAAGTCGCCCACGTGATCGGCTCGGGGCCCCACACCCTCAACGCCGACGAGCGACCCGCCTGGTTCTTCGACGCGGCCACCTCGGGGGGCATCCTGGTCGACCTCGCCTCGCACCAGGTCGATCAGTTTCTGGCGATCACCGGTGATCTCGACGCCGCGGTGACCGCCGGCTCAGAGGGCAACCTCACCCACCCCGAGCACCCCGGATTCGCCGACATCGGCACGCTTTGCTTGGTGGCGAGTGCCGACGGTGGCCCGGTGGTCGGCGATCACCGCGTCGACCTGTTGTCCCCCGCCGGGCTGGGCACCTGGGGCGACGTGCGCCTGTCGATCGTCGGCACCGAGGGAACCCTCGAGGTGCGGGCCAACATCGACCCGGCCGGGCGGCCCGGCGCCGAGCACCTGATCCTCGTCGACGGCGAGGGCACCCGACGCGTCGACTGCTCGGCGGTCTCGCTCGACTGGGCACAGACGCTGATCGAGGACTGGGCCGACGGCGGGGAACGGCTGATCGGCCAGGCCCACACGTTCGCCGTCTCCGAGCTGACGCTGGCCGCCCGATCGATCGCCACCCCCTGGGGTGCGCGGTCCCAGACACGAGGCGACGGCTGACGCTCGCGCCGGGGCGACCGCCACGGATCGGGCCTGGCCGCCCCCGATTGGTACCGTTCACCCATGGCATTGCGAGACACCAACATCGACCGACTGCGCGACGGGATGGTCGACGTGGCCATCGTGGGCGGCGGAATCAACGGGGCGGTCACGGCCGCCTCGCTGGCCGGGCGGGGTGCCTCGGTCGCCCTGATCGACCGAGCCGACTTCGGCTCCGAGACCAGCCAGGAGAGCTCCAACCTGGTGTGGGGCGGGTTCAAGTACCTGGAGAACTACGAGCTGCCGCTGGTGTACAAGCTGTGTGAGAGCCGCAACCGGCTGATGAAGGCCTACCCCGACAACGTGGCCGAGCTGTCGTTTCTGGCCGCACTGGACGACAGCTCGCCCTACCCGCCATGGTTCGCTGCCCTCGGCGCCACCGCCTACTGGGGCATCGGCAAGTTCCGCACCCGGCCACCCAAGCTGCACAGCGCCGAGGCGATCAAAAAGACCGAACCGGTCATCGATACGGACGGCGTCCGGGGCGGCATCGAGTACCGGGACGCCTACCTGCGCGACAACGACGCCCGCTTCGTCTTCGGGTTCGTCCGCTCGGCGATCGAGGCCGGGGCGGCGGTGGCCAACTACGTCGACCTGGTCGATGCCCAGCGCAGCGATGGTCACTGGCAGCTCGGCCTTGCCGACCTGGAGTCCGGCGAACGCCTCGAGCTGAAGGCCCGCACGATCGTCAACGCCGCCGGCCCCTACGTCGACGGGCTCAACTCCGCCTGGGGCGTGACGACCGAGCATCGCATCGTCTATTCCAAGGGCATCCACCTGATCGTCCCCCGGCTGACGACCACCGAACACCAGCGGGTGCTCGCCTTCTTCGATGACAGTGGGCGGCTGTTCTACGTGATCCCCATGGGTATCCGCTCGGTGATCGGCACCACCGACACCCGCACCGACGACCCCCGTGCCGGCGTCACCGACGACGACCGGGCGTTCCTGTTGGATCAGATCAACAAACGCCTCGATCTACCCAAACCCCTGACCACCGATGATGTCATCGCCGAGCGCTGCGGCGTTCGACCCCTGGTCGTGCCCAACTCGGGTGGCGACCGCACCGACGTCGATTGGACGTCGCTCAGCCGTAAGCACGAGATCGAGGTGGACCGCGCCCGCAGCGTGATCTCCATCTTCGGCGGCAAGCTGACCGACTGCCTCAACGTCGGCGAGGAGGTGGCCGACGCTGTCGAGGACCTGGGGCTGCCCCTCGAGAAGGACACCGGCACCTGGTACGGCGAGCCGACCAGCGAAACCCGCGACGTGTTCTACCGTCAGGCCCGCCTGATGCGCCTGGACGACCTGCGAGTGCGACCCGACGTGGAGCCGCTGTCGGACCGCCTCTGGCGGCGCTACGGACGTCGGGCGTTCGCCATGTTGGAGGCGATCCGCTCCGACCCGTCGATGGGCGAAGACATCTTCGGGGGCACCGACTACCTGCGCGTCGAGCTGTACCTGGCCGCCAGCACCGAGATGGTGACCCGCCTGGAGGACTTCATGCGCCGCCGCTCGAAGATCGAACAGGTGGTGCCCAACGCCGACCTTGGCGACACCGAGGGCCTGCGCGAGGTGTGCGACATCCTTTTCGGCGACGAGGCCGAGGCCAAGCTGAACGAGTTCCTCGCCGGCCCGTACGGTCAGCCGGGCCCCGGGCAATCGGTGGCGGCACCGAGTGCGGCGCACACCTCCGACGTGCGCTCAGACTGAAGGCTCCTCACACGCTGGGTCAGCACCAGGTGCGGTCGCCGCCCCGCGTCGGGGTGTTCGTAGGGCCACACCTCACCGCCACACCTCACCGCGCGCAACCGCGGCGGTAATCCCGCTTCGGATTCTTCCTGATCGAGGCGTTGCAAGATCCCTCGGGTCGAGGCGTCAGCGAGTCGGTCGAGATCGGCCCAGCCATCGGGTTGGTGCTGCGGCATTCGCAGATACCCCTCGACGATCCTCCGGCCGGTCGCTGGGCGATCGTCCGGGTACGTGCAATTGGGTCATCATGTGGCAACGCTCGGCCATTGACACCTACGGATGCGGTGACGTGCTGGTCCGGACGCGGAGGGAGACGCCCCGGCTTCGGAGCGCCTCCCTCATTGCGTTACTGGTTGTGAACGACGGATCGACGCGTGTTGCATCGAGCGGGACTGTTCCCGATCATCGATCCGCCGGGTGTCTGGCGGGGATTCGCCAAAGAGATCCAGCGAGCCGCTTTAGCGGCCAGCCACCTCCGAAGTCCCATAAGAACTGTCGTTGATGTGGACCACCTCCTTTCCTCGGTCCAACCATCCAATCACGCCGGCCCTCCGGTTGGAAACCGCTTTCTCGAAGGCCCCGGAACAGCTCGCCGCTCAGCCCCAACGGTCCGGCGAGCAACGACGGGACGACGCGCCCGCATACGGGGCCTGGGGCGCCAGGTGTCAGGGACTACCCCTGGCCGCACAGGCGGTCCCGATCGAGATCGACCCGGCGCAACAGCTGGGCGTTGGCCGCCACGATCACGGTGGAGGCCGACATGATGATCGCTCCGACCGCCGGCGACAGGGTGATACCCGCAAACGCGAGCACCCCGGCGGCCAACGGGATGGCGATCAGGTTGTAGCCGGCACCCCATGTTAGGTTCTGAATCATCTTGGTGTAGCTCGCTTTGGACAGCTTGAGCACCCCGAGCACGCTGCGGGGGTCCGACGAGGCCAGCACCACCCCGGCCGACTCCATCGCCACGTCGGTGCCCGCCCCGATGGCGATGCCGACGTCGGCGCGGGCCAGGGCCGGCGCGTCGTTGACGCCGTCGCCGACCATCGCCACGCGCCGGCCCCGACCCTGGAGCTCGGTCACTTTGGAGTCCTTGTCCTCGGGCAGCACCTCGGCGAACACCTCGTCGATGCCCAGCGCATCGGCGACCGAGTCGGCCACCTGTTGGGCGTCGCCGGTGATCATCGCCGTTTGAATCCCCACATCCGCAAGCGCTCGAACGGCGTCGGCCGACTCCGGGCGGATGGCGTCCTCCATGGCAAAGGCGCCCACCACCTCGCCGTCCGCGATGACGTGAAGCACCGACGCGCCCCGCTCGCGCCATTGCTCGGTGGTCTCGGCCAGCGCTTCGGGCACCTCGACGCCCCGGTCCTCGAGCAACGCCGGGCCGCCGACCGCCGTCTCGACCCCATCGACCGTGGCGGTCACGCCCCTGCCGGCCAGGCTGCGGTGGTCGCTGCCCCGACCGACAGCGTCGTCCTGGCCGGCCCGGGCGATGATCGCCCTGGCCAGGGGATGTTCGCTCTCGGCCTCCACTGCGGAGGCCAGCGTCAACAACCGGTGCTCGTCCACCCCGGCGACGGCCAGGTCGGTCACCTCGTGCTCCCCGGCGGTCAGCGTGCCGGTCTTATCGAACAACACAACGTCGACCCGGCGCATCCCCTCGAGCGCCAGGCGGTCCTTGATCAGGATGCCCGACGAGGCCGCGACGCTGGTCGACACGGCGATCGTCAGCGGAATGGCCAGGCCGAGGGCGTGGGGGCACGCGATCACCAGCACGGTCACCGTCCGCTCGACCGCATTGGCCGGCTCGCCGAGTGCCATCCAGACCACGAAGGTGAGCAACCCGGACCCGATCGCGGCGTAAAACAGCCAGCCGGCAAAGCGGTCGGCCATCGCCTGGGCTCGCGAGTGGGACGACTGGGCCTCCTCGACCAGGCGCTGGATGCCGGCCAACGCAGTGTCGTCTCCGGTGGCGTCGACCCGGATGCGAATCGACGAGTCGGTCGACACCGTGCCGGCGACGACCGCGTCGTCCACCTTTTTGGCCACCGGCCGGGACTCGCCGGTGATCATCGACTCGTCCAGTTCGGCAGCGCCGTCGGTGATCGTCCCGTCGACCGGCACCCGGCCGCCGGCCCGCACGAGCACGATGTCGTCCTCGGCCAGCTCCGCGATGGCGACCGTTGTCGGCTCGCCGTCAGCGTCGAGCCGTTCGGCATCGTCGGGCAACAGCTCGGCCAGCGCTGCCAGCGCACCCTGGGCCCGCCCGACCGCTCGCATCTCCAGCCAGTGGCCGACCAGCATCACGGTGACGAGCGTCGCCAGCTCGAACCACAGGTCGACGTCGATCAGTCCGAACTGGGTCGCCACCGATGCCACGAACGCCACGATCAGGCCCAGCGAGATCAACAGCATCATGCCCGGCTGGCGGGCCTTGATCTCCGACACCCCACCGCGCAGAAACACCGGCCCGCCGTACGCAAACACCGCCGTCGCAAACACAGCCGCCACCCAGTTGGACCCGGGGAACTCCGGGGCGGTGTAGCCGAGGAGGTCCTGAAGCATCGAGCTGTAGATCACCGCCGGCACGGTCAGCAGCGCGCTGACCAGCACCTTCTGGCGAAACATCGCCGCGTGGTCGTCGTGGTCCAAGGGCGTTACACCAGACCAAATGCCATCATCGCGGCAGCCACCCGCTTGAACCCGGCCACGTTGGCGCCGGTGACGTAGTCGCCGGGGCGGCCGAACTCATCCGCGGTGCTCAGGCAGGTGTCGTGGATGTTCGACATGATCTTGGCCAGCCGATCCTCGGTGTAGTGGAACTCCCAGGAGTCGCGACTGGCGTTCTGTTGCATCTCGAGCGCCGAGGTGGCAACGCCGCCGGCGTTGGCGGCCTTGGCCGGGCCGAAGAGGATGCCGTTCTCCCGGAAGACGTCGATGGCGGCTGCGGTACAAGGCATGTTGGCACCCTCGACCACGGCGATGCAGCCGTTCTTGGCCAGGCTCGCCGCATCGCGACCGGACAATTCGTTCTGGGTGGCGCACGGAAACACCACCTCGGCCGGGATCGACCAGACGCTGCCCGCCGGATGGTGGGTGACGCCGCCGCGCCGCTCGGCGTAGGTGGTCAGCCGCTGGCGCTCGACCGACTTCACCTGCTTGAGGAGGTCGAGGTCGATTCCCGCCGGGTCGTGAATGAAGCCGTCGGAGTCCGAGCAGGCGACGACGATCGCGCCCAGCTGATGCAGCTTTTCAATCGCGTAGATGGCGACGTTGCCCGAGCCGGAGACGATGCAGCGCTTGCCCTCGATCGAGCCGTTCTGCGCTTCGAGCATCTCCTTGGCGAAGAACACCGCGCCGTAGCCGGTGGCCTCGGTGCGCACCTGGGAGCCGCCCCATTCCGTGCTCTTGCCGGTGATCACCGCCGACTCGTAGCGGTTCGTGATCCGCTTGTACTGGCCGAACAGGTAACCGATCTCGCGGGTGCCCACGCCGATGTCGCCGGCGGGCACGTCGGTGTACTCGCCCAGGTGGCGGTACAGCTCGGTCATGAAGCTCTGACAAAAGCGCATCACCTCGGCGTCCGAGCGGCCCTTGGGATCGAAGTCGGAACCGCCCTTGCCGCCACCGATCGGCAGCCCGGTCAACGCGTTCTTGAACACCTGCTCGAAGCCGAGAAACTTGACGATGCCCAGGTTGACCGACGGGTGGAAGCGCAGGCCGCCCTTGAATGGCCCCAGGGCGCTGTTGAACTCGATGCGAAAGCCCCGGTTGATGTGGACCTGTCCCTGATCGTCGGCCCAGGGCACCCGGAAGATGATCTGACGTTCGGGCTCGGCCAACATCTGGATGACCTTGGCGTGCAGATACTCGGGGTGCTTGGCCACCACCGGACCCAGCGACTCGAGCACCTCCCGGGTCGCCTGGTGGAACTCCTGTTGCGCCGGGTTGCGGGAAACGACGTCGTGGTATACGGCCTTAACCTTCTCGTCGATCATGATGCCGGTAGTTTCCCAAGAAAACCGCCTCGCCGACCAACTCACCCGTCCGGCCGGGCCGCGACTCCGTTCGCTTCGGACGCAGGTCACACCGATTCGGTCACACCAAACCGGTCACACGGTCGAGCGGTGGACGCGTCCGATGCTCACCGGCCGGGCTCCTTGATCAGGATGCGGACGTCGGTGGCCACCACCCCATCCGGACGGGCAAAGAACGGGTTGATGTCGAGCTCGGCGATCCCGTCGACGGCCACGACCAGCGCCGAGATGCGGGCGAGCAGGTCTTCGATGGCCTCGGCGTCCACCGGGGGTGCGCCGCGGTGGCCGGCGAGCAGCTTCCAGCCGCGGATCGATCGCACCTGGTCGTGGGCATCCCTATCGGTCAGGGGCGCCAACCGGAAGGCCACGTCGTCGAGCACCTCCACCGAGGTTCCCCCCAGCCCGAAACCGATCAACGGCCCGAAGGAGGCGTCGCGGTCGACGCCGAGAAACAGCTCGATGCCATCCTCCATCGCACCGACGAGCGCCCCGTCCAGCCGTGCGTCGGTGCCTTCGGTCAGCGACGACACCGCCTGATAGGCCTTCGCCACCTCGTCGGCGGTCGCCAGGTTCAGATGGACCCCACCGACGTCCGACTTGTGGACGATCCCGGTCGAGGCCACCGTGACCGCCACCGGATAGCCGATCCCGTCGGCTGCGGCACGAGCCTCGGCGGCGCTCACCACCACCCGGCCTGCGTTCAGGTTGATGCCCACCGCGTCGAGTACCGCTCGCGCCTCGGCGACGGTGAGCCAACCCTCACCCCGCTGACTGAGCGCTTCGGTCACGATCCTCA is a window encoding:
- a CDS encoding Gfo/Idh/MocA family oxidoreductase; its protein translation is MSLRLGVIGLDHLHVFELVQGLLDAGANAATHVADGEFLELYEGWRPDSVAVHPAELLADDRIDVVVTAGIPSQRADVAVAALSAGKHVLSAKPGVTTAPDLQRVRRAVATSGRRWSVLFTERFTNRATSEAIRLARSGAVGQVAHVIGSGPHTLNADERPAWFFDAATSGGILVDLASHQVDQFLAITGDLDAAVTAGSEGNLTHPEHPGFADIGTLCLVASADGGPVVGDHRVDLLSPAGLGTWGDVRLSIVGTEGTLEVRANIDPAGRPGAEHLILVDGEGTRRVDCSAVSLDWAQTLIEDWADGGERLIGQAHTFAVSELTLAARSIATPWGARSQTRGDG
- a CDS encoding FAD-dependent oxidoreductase, which codes for MALRDTNIDRLRDGMVDVAIVGGGINGAVTAASLAGRGASVALIDRADFGSETSQESSNLVWGGFKYLENYELPLVYKLCESRNRLMKAYPDNVAELSFLAALDDSSPYPPWFAALGATAYWGIGKFRTRPPKLHSAEAIKKTEPVIDTDGVRGGIEYRDAYLRDNDARFVFGFVRSAIEAGAAVANYVDLVDAQRSDGHWQLGLADLESGERLELKARTIVNAAGPYVDGLNSAWGVTTEHRIVYSKGIHLIVPRLTTTEHQRVLAFFDDSGRLFYVIPMGIRSVIGTTDTRTDDPRAGVTDDDRAFLLDQINKRLDLPKPLTTDDVIAERCGVRPLVVPNSGGDRTDVDWTSLSRKHEIEVDRARSVISIFGGKLTDCLNVGEEVADAVEDLGLPLEKDTGTWYGEPTSETRDVFYRQARLMRLDDLRVRPDVEPLSDRLWRRYGRRAFAMLEAIRSDPSMGEDIFGGTDYLRVELYLAASTEMVTRLEDFMRRRSKIEQVVPNADLGDTEGLREVCDILFGDEAEAKLNEFLAGPYGQPGPGQSVAAPSAAHTSDVRSD
- a CDS encoding copper-translocating P-type ATPase; the encoded protein is MFRQKVLVSALLTVPAVIYSSMLQDLLGYTAPEFPGSNWVAAVFATAVFAYGGPVFLRGGVSEIKARQPGMMLLISLGLIVAFVASVATQFGLIDVDLWFELATLVTVMLVGHWLEMRAVGRAQGALAALAELLPDDAERLDADGEPTTVAIAELAEDDIVLVRAGGRVPVDGTITDGAAELDESMITGESRPVAKKVDDAVVAGTVSTDSSIRIRVDATGDDTALAGIQRLVEEAQSSHSRAQAMADRFAGWLFYAAIGSGLLTFVVWMALGEPANAVERTVTVLVIACPHALGLAIPLTIAVSTSVAASSGILIKDRLALEGMRRVDVVLFDKTGTLTAGEHEVTDLAVAGVDEHRLLTLASAVEAESEHPLARAIIARAGQDDAVGRGSDHRSLAGRGVTATVDGVETAVGGPALLEDRGVEVPEALAETTEQWRERGASVLHVIADGEVVGAFAMEDAIRPESADAVRALADVGIQTAMITGDAQQVADSVADALGIDEVFAEVLPEDKDSKVTELQGRGRRVAMVGDGVNDAPALARADVGIAIGAGTDVAMESAGVVLASSDPRSVLGVLKLSKASYTKMIQNLTWGAGYNLIAIPLAAGVLAFAGITLSPAVGAIIMSASTVIVAANAQLLRRVDLDRDRLCGQG
- the gdhA gene encoding NADP-specific glutamate dehydrogenase, with protein sequence MIDEKVKAVYHDVVSRNPAQQEFHQATREVLESLGPVVAKHPEYLHAKVIQMLAEPERQIIFRVPWADDQGQVHINRGFRIEFNSALGPFKGGLRFHPSVNLGIVKFLGFEQVFKNALTGLPIGGGKGGSDFDPKGRSDAEVMRFCQSFMTELYRHLGEYTDVPAGDIGVGTREIGYLFGQYKRITNRYESAVITGKSTEWGGSQVRTEATGYGAVFFAKEMLEAQNGSIEGKRCIVSGSGNVAIYAIEKLHQLGAIVVACSDSDGFIHDPAGIDLDLLKQVKSVERQRLTTYAERRGGVTHHPAGSVWSIPAEVVFPCATQNELSGRDAASLAKNGCIAVVEGANMPCTAAAIDVFRENGILFGPAKAANAGGVATSALEMQQNASRDSWEFHYTEDRLAKIMSNIHDTCLSTADEFGRPGDYVTGANVAGFKRVAAAMMAFGLV